One Bos taurus isolate L1 Dominette 01449 registration number 42190680 breed Hereford chromosome 25, ARS-UCD2.0, whole genome shotgun sequence genomic window carries:
- the LOC789192 gene encoding cyclin-G1, with amino-acid sequence MRMEKIVLEKVCWKVKATTAFQFLQLYYSLLQENVPHERKSSLNFERLEAQLKACYCRIIFSKAKPSVLALSVIALEIQAQKYIELTEGVERLQKHSKISGRDLTFWQELVSKCLAEYSSNKCAKPNVQKLKWIVSGRTARQLRHSYYRITHLPTIPETVP; translated from the coding sequence ATGAGAATGGAGAAGATCGTATTGGAGAAGGTGTGTTGGAAAGTCAAAGCTACTACTGCCTTTCAGTTTCTACAGCTCTATTACTCACTCCTTCAAGAGAACGTGCCACATGAAAGGAAGAGTAGCCTTAATTTTGAAAGGCTAGAAGCCCAACTTAAGGCATGCTACTGCAGGATCATATTTTCTAAAGCAAAGCCATCTGTGTTGGCATTGTCTGTCATCGCATTGGAGATCCAAGCACAGAAGTATATAGAGTTAACAGAAGGAGTAGAACGTCTTCAGAAACATTCCAAGATCAGTGGCAGAGATTTGACTTTCTGGCAGGAGCTTGTATCCAAGTGTTTAGCTGAATATTCATCGAACAAGTGTGCCAAACCAAACGTTCAGAAGTTGAAATGGATTGTTTCTGGGCGTACTGCACGGCAACTGAGGCATAGTTACTACAGGATAACCCACCTTCCAACAATTCCCGAAACGGTCCCTTAA